Genomic window (Planococcus sp. MSAK28401):
GCGTATCGCCGAGAGCGCGGAATTTGTCTTCATAAAACACCGCTTCGCTGCTTTCGAAGCCGAGAATGTGGACGGTTTCTACACCTCTCGCATTCAATTGCAATGCCAGTTCGTATAGCGGCGGCACGCCGATCCCCCCGCCGATCAAATAAGCTTTTTTTCCAGCTTCCTCAACCGGGAAACCATGTCCGAGTGGCCCCAGGACATCCAGTTTGTCGCGTTCTGTCTTTTGGGACAATAAGCTGGTCCCGCGTCCTTCCGACCGGTAGATCATCGTGAAGCTCGATGCTTCCTTGTCGATTTTCGCCACCGAGATCGGCCGGCGCAGTAATGGCTCGAAGCTGTCCGCTACGCGCACATGGACAAATTGCCCCGGTTCGTTCATTTCCTGCACTAAAGATCCTGCTACGGTCAGTTCAAAAATGTTCTTTGCGATTTCAGTTTGGGAGACAATCGCCATTTTCTCCTGTTTGATCATACACCTGCCCCCATTTCCTCTGCTTGGAATGTCATCGATTCGATGACTCTGAGCATCGCTTCCGCTGTATCGAGTGAAGTCAGGCACGGCACTCCGTTTTCAACCGATTCCCGGCGAATGCGGAATCCGTCACGTTCCGGTTGCTTGCCTTTTGTCAGCGTGTTGATGACGATCTGCGCGTCGCCGTTTTGGATGACGTCCAGCAAAGTACGGCCTTCCGCACCGATTTTTCCGACTTCAGCAACGGCAATGCCTGCAGATTCGAAAGCTTGAGCCGTTCCGCCAGTTGCCATAATTTGGTACCCGATATCCCTGAAGCGCTTCGCCAGTCCAACCGCTTCTTCTTTGTCCTTATCCGAGACGGTCAGAAGCACGGTGCCATGGTCTTTTACTTCCATGCCAGCCGCAGCCAATCCTTTATAGAGTGCTTTTTCAAGCGTGACGTCTTTGCCCATCACTTCTCCGGTCGATTTCATTTCCGGCCCGAGCGTAATGTCGACGCGGCGCAGTTTCGCGAATGAAAAGACCGGTACTTTGACGTAGACGCTTTTTTTCAGCGGCGCCAGACC
Coding sequences:
- a CDS encoding dihydroorotate dehydrogenase electron transfer subunit, which encodes MIKQEKMAIVSQTEIAKNIFELTVAGSLVQEMNEPGQFVHVRVADSFEPLLRRPISVAKIDKEASSFTMIYRSEGRGTSLLSQKTERDKLDVLGPLGHGFPVEEAGKKAYLIGGGIGVPPLYELALQLNARGVETVHILGFESSEAVFYEDKFRALGDTHIATVDGSHGTEGFVTHILNALPNDFDTYYSCGPTPMLEAVQWAYPQKKGFLSYEQRMGCGIGACFACVCRTTRSETDYIKVCSDGPVFPAGVVIS